The genomic DNA GAACAGAGCCAGTACTACTTCTTTGCCAATCCGATAAACGGAGAAGGGCGTTCGATCGGCGGAGCCGTTCGGCCGACCGTCGACGGAGACTGAGTCCAGCGCGGCGGGCCCCGCGAGCGGCATGACGGCCGCACCCTCCTCGAACACGCGCGCAGCCGGTGGCTCGGTGGCGAAGCCGGGCCGTACGACGACCAGCAGTCCGACCGCGCGGTGTCCCGCCAGCCCGGCCGGTCCGTCCCAACCGCCCGGTGCACCGGGCCCGCACGGTCCGAGAAACCGCGGGTGGATCGGGGTGCGGACCAGGGCTACAGCGTTAGGGCCACGTCACCCGGTTTTGACCGATTGATCACCGATGCCACGGGCGCTTCCCGCGTGCCGCCGCCCGGACGCACGGCCGCGTCAGGACGGGTTCGGCCCCCGGTGCTCGGCGGCGATGCCGAAGCGGTGATGCTCGCGGGGTGCCGAGGCGGCGGCCGCGTCGTGGACCGCGGCGACCGAGGTGATCACCTGGGCGTCCGAGGACTCCTGGACCTCCTCCAGCCGCTCCAGGTCGGTGGCGGAGACGAGGGCGACGAGAGGCTTGCCGTGCCGCGTCACGACGACGCGCTCGCCGCCGTACACCACCCGGTTGATCAGGTCGGCCAGCTCGGCCCTGGCTTGCGTCACCGGAATCTCGTAGGCCATGAGCCCAGCTTACGGTTCCGCCCGAATCCACTCCCAGCCAGCGTACATCCTGTACATTTTTTACAGAGACAGCGCAGTCGAAGTCGGTTCTGCCACGAGGAGGGGTTCGTCATGACCCGGCCGTCCGCCCGCCATGTCCTGCCGGAGTTCACCGAGCACGCGAGTACCGGAGCCCGGACGACGGACCCGTACTCCAAGCTGCTCCAGGAGCGGATCGTCTTCCTCGGGACACCGATCGACGAGACCACCGCGAACGACGTGATGGCGCAGTTCATGTACCTGGAGCACCAGGCAGCGGACCGGGACATCGAGCTGTACGTCAACTCGCCCGGCGGCTCCTTCACCGCCATGACCGCGATCTACGACACGATGCGCTACGTCGCCTGCGACGTAGCCACGACCTGCCTCGGGCAGGCCGGTTCGTCCGCCGCGGTGCTGCTGGCGGCGGGCACGCCCGGCAAGCGCGCCGTCCTGCCGGGCGCCCGGGTGGTGCTCCACCAGCCGGCGCTCACCGAACCGGTGCGGGGGCAGGCGAGCGACCTGGCCGTCCACGCGGAGGAACTGGTCCGCGTCCGCGCCCGCCTGGAGGAGATCCTCGTACGGCACACCGGCCGCACTCCCGAGCAGGTGACCGCGGACATCGAACGGGACACGGTCCTGGACGCCCGACAGGCGCTGGAGTACGGGCTGGTGGACCGGATCGTGCCGGGCCGC from Streptomyces sp. CB09001 includes the following:
- a CDS encoding type II toxin-antitoxin system Phd/YefM family antitoxin, with the protein product MAYEIPVTQARAELADLINRVVYGGERVVVTRHGKPLVALVSATDLERLEEVQESSDAQVITSVAAVHDAAAASAPREHHRFGIAAEHRGPNPS
- a CDS encoding ATP-dependent Clp protease proteolytic subunit, yielding MTRPSARHVLPEFTEHASTGARTTDPYSKLLQERIVFLGTPIDETTANDVMAQFMYLEHQAADRDIELYVNSPGGSFTAMTAIYDTMRYVACDVATTCLGQAGSSAAVLLAAGTPGKRAVLPGARVVLHQPALTEPVRGQASDLAVHAEELVRVRARLEEILVRHTGRTPEQVTADIERDTVLDARQALEYGLVDRIVPGRRTPPAPSGAR